The following proteins are co-located in the Vanessa atalanta chromosome 11, ilVanAtal1.2, whole genome shotgun sequence genome:
- the LOC125067171 gene encoding lipid storage droplets surface-binding protein 1 isoform X4 → MTSVQRPVLPRLEALQRVANIPIVESGIEVTEKIYSRIRESNPLIRWYLTLGEKSLATGVQLALPAVQLLETPIHQFDRFLCMSLDVVEKRMYTETRQYVIRRADSVKQLGTAVLDSRMTAVTANALDRALTTADKYVDKYLPPDYQDAADGMGNRVSVYTQNKISSMRKYLVAIIVTSAEAADNADTGRARAAQAVQHGARLKRKLQRRLTRQALAEAKAIKEQIHVLVYVAELVATDPVLAWHKAKELYSSLSKSEPENQARPDTLEQLLVLLSRETARKIVHLINYTHSDLPNNIRQGLSLVTSHMSVVTDALLKMLPVETAITEVRGLRSRLHELLQQLQSTSKTYLEQLAMFVAGNEEREKIAPRSVYEHRDDLATINGVN, encoded by the exons tgacGAGTGTCCAGAGGCCTGTTTTACCGCGACTGGAGGCGCTTCAGAGGGTAGCAAACATTCCCATCGTGGAGTCCGGTATTGAAGTCACTGAAAAAATTTACTCTAGGATTAGG GAATCAAATCCATTAATACGTTGGTATTTAACCCTTGGAGAGAAGTCACTAGCTACTGGAGTTCAATTGGCATTACCCGCTGTACAACTTCTGGAGACGCCGATACACCAATTCGACAGATTCCTGTGCATGTCGCTAGACGTCGTTGAGAAGAGG atgtacACAGAAACCCGCCAATATGTTATACGTAGAGCTGATTCAGTAAAGCAATTGGGAACAGCTGTATTGGATTCTCGTATGACGGCAGTTACCGCTAATGCCTTGGATCGTGCTCTCACCACCGCTGACAAATACGTGGATAAATATTTACCACCAGACTATCAAGATGCCGCTGATg GGATGGGAAATCGTGTCTCCGTCTacacacaaaacaaaattaGCTCCATGCGTAAATATTTAG TGGCGATCATAGTGACGAGTGCGGAGGCGGCGGATAACGCGGACACGGGACGTGCGCGCGCAGCGCAGGCCGTGCAACACGGCGCGCGACTCAAGCGCAAGCTGCAGAGGCGGCTCACGAGGCAAGCTCTTGCTGAGGCCAAGGCTATCAAAGAACAGATACACGTGCTCGTCTATGTGGCTGAACTG GTTGCCACGGATCCAGTACTTGCTTGGCACAAAGCCAAGGAGTTGTACTCGTCTCTAAGTAAATCTGAGCCAGAGAACCAGGCCCGACCCGATACACTCGAACAACTTTTAGTGTTGCTGTCCCGCGAAACCGCCAGGAAGATTGTGCATCTTATCAACTACACTCACTCTGACCTACCGAA CAACATTCGCCAGGGGTTATCACTCGTCACCAGCCACATGTCGGTAGTGACAGATGCACTTCTTAAG ATGTTGCCGGTGGAAACAGCAATTACCGAAGTGCGGGGACTACGTAGCAGACTGCACGAACTGCTGCAACAGCTGCAATCCACATCTAAAACCTATCTC GAACAGCTCGCCATGTTTGTAGCAGGAAATGAGGAGCGTGAAAAGATAGCGCCACGCTCTGTGTATGAACATCGAGACGACTTGGCAACAATCAATGGAgtcaattaa
- the LOC125067171 gene encoding lipid storage droplets surface-binding protein 1 isoform X2: MTSVQRPVLPRLEALQRVANIPIVESGIEVTEKIYSRIRESNPLIRWYLTLGEKSLATGVQLALPAVQLLETPIHQFDRFLCMSLDVVEKRVPSIHLPPQAVSEPLLKMNMYTETRQYVIRRADSVKQLGTAVLDSRMTAVTANALDRALTTADKYVDKYLPPDYQDAADGMGNRVSVYTQNKISSMRKYLVTSAEAADNADTGRARAAQAVQHGARLKRKLQRRLTRQALAEAKAIKEQIHVLVYVAELVATDPVLAWHKAKELYSSLSKSEPENQARPDTLEQLLVLLSRETARKIVHLINYTHSDLPNNIRQGLSLVTSHMSVVTDALLKMLPVETAITEVRGLRSRLHELLQQLQSTSKTYLEQLAMFVAGNEEREKIAPRSVYEHRDDLATINGVN; the protein is encoded by the exons tgacGAGTGTCCAGAGGCCTGTTTTACCGCGACTGGAGGCGCTTCAGAGGGTAGCAAACATTCCCATCGTGGAGTCCGGTATTGAAGTCACTGAAAAAATTTACTCTAGGATTAGG GAATCAAATCCATTAATACGTTGGTATTTAACCCTTGGAGAGAAGTCACTAGCTACTGGAGTTCAATTGGCATTACCCGCTGTACAACTTCTGGAGACGCCGATACACCAATTCGACAGATTCCTGTGCATGTCGCTAGACGTCGTTGAGAAGAGGGTACCTTCAATACATTTACCACCTCAAGCAGTGAGTGAACCACTATTGAAGATGAAT atgtacACAGAAACCCGCCAATATGTTATACGTAGAGCTGATTCAGTAAAGCAATTGGGAACAGCTGTATTGGATTCTCGTATGACGGCAGTTACCGCTAATGCCTTGGATCGTGCTCTCACCACCGCTGACAAATACGTGGATAAATATTTACCACCAGACTATCAAGATGCCGCTGATg GGATGGGAAATCGTGTCTCCGTCTacacacaaaacaaaattaGCTCCATGCGTAAATATTTAG TGACGAGTGCGGAGGCGGCGGATAACGCGGACACGGGACGTGCGCGCGCAGCGCAGGCCGTGCAACACGGCGCGCGACTCAAGCGCAAGCTGCAGAGGCGGCTCACGAGGCAAGCTCTTGCTGAGGCCAAGGCTATCAAAGAACAGATACACGTGCTCGTCTATGTGGCTGAACTG GTTGCCACGGATCCAGTACTTGCTTGGCACAAAGCCAAGGAGTTGTACTCGTCTCTAAGTAAATCTGAGCCAGAGAACCAGGCCCGACCCGATACACTCGAACAACTTTTAGTGTTGCTGTCCCGCGAAACCGCCAGGAAGATTGTGCATCTTATCAACTACACTCACTCTGACCTACCGAA CAACATTCGCCAGGGGTTATCACTCGTCACCAGCCACATGTCGGTAGTGACAGATGCACTTCTTAAG ATGTTGCCGGTGGAAACAGCAATTACCGAAGTGCGGGGACTACGTAGCAGACTGCACGAACTGCTGCAACAGCTGCAATCCACATCTAAAACCTATCTC GAACAGCTCGCCATGTTTGTAGCAGGAAATGAGGAGCGTGAAAAGATAGCGCCACGCTCTGTGTATGAACATCGAGACGACTTGGCAACAATCAATGGAgtcaattaa
- the LOC125067171 gene encoding lipid storage droplets surface-binding protein 1 isoform X8: MTSVQRPVLPRLEALQRVANIPIVESGIEVTEKIYSRIRESNPLIRWYLTLGEKSLATGVQLALPAVQLLETPIHQFDRFLCMSLDVVEKRVPSIHLPPQAMYTETRQYVIRRADSVKQLGTAVLDSRMTAVTANALDRALTTADKYVDKYLPPDYQDAADVTSAEAADNADTGRARAAQAVQHGARLKRKLQRRLTRQALAEAKAIKEQIHVLVYVAELVATDPVLAWHKAKELYSSLSKSEPENQARPDTLEQLLVLLSRETARKIVHLINYTHSDLPNNIRQGLSLVTSHMSVVTDALLKMLPVETAITEVRGLRSRLHELLQQLQSTSKTYLEQLAMFVAGNEEREKIAPRSVYEHRDDLATINGVN; encoded by the exons tgacGAGTGTCCAGAGGCCTGTTTTACCGCGACTGGAGGCGCTTCAGAGGGTAGCAAACATTCCCATCGTGGAGTCCGGTATTGAAGTCACTGAAAAAATTTACTCTAGGATTAGG GAATCAAATCCATTAATACGTTGGTATTTAACCCTTGGAGAGAAGTCACTAGCTACTGGAGTTCAATTGGCATTACCCGCTGTACAACTTCTGGAGACGCCGATACACCAATTCGACAGATTCCTGTGCATGTCGCTAGACGTCGTTGAGAAGAGGGTACCTTCAATACATTTACCACCTCAAGCA atgtacACAGAAACCCGCCAATATGTTATACGTAGAGCTGATTCAGTAAAGCAATTGGGAACAGCTGTATTGGATTCTCGTATGACGGCAGTTACCGCTAATGCCTTGGATCGTGCTCTCACCACCGCTGACAAATACGTGGATAAATATTTACCACCAGACTATCAAGATGCCGCTGATg TGACGAGTGCGGAGGCGGCGGATAACGCGGACACGGGACGTGCGCGCGCAGCGCAGGCCGTGCAACACGGCGCGCGACTCAAGCGCAAGCTGCAGAGGCGGCTCACGAGGCAAGCTCTTGCTGAGGCCAAGGCTATCAAAGAACAGATACACGTGCTCGTCTATGTGGCTGAACTG GTTGCCACGGATCCAGTACTTGCTTGGCACAAAGCCAAGGAGTTGTACTCGTCTCTAAGTAAATCTGAGCCAGAGAACCAGGCCCGACCCGATACACTCGAACAACTTTTAGTGTTGCTGTCCCGCGAAACCGCCAGGAAGATTGTGCATCTTATCAACTACACTCACTCTGACCTACCGAA CAACATTCGCCAGGGGTTATCACTCGTCACCAGCCACATGTCGGTAGTGACAGATGCACTTCTTAAG ATGTTGCCGGTGGAAACAGCAATTACCGAAGTGCGGGGACTACGTAGCAGACTGCACGAACTGCTGCAACAGCTGCAATCCACATCTAAAACCTATCTC GAACAGCTCGCCATGTTTGTAGCAGGAAATGAGGAGCGTGAAAAGATAGCGCCACGCTCTGTGTATGAACATCGAGACGACTTGGCAACAATCAATGGAgtcaattaa
- the LOC125067171 gene encoding lipid storage droplets surface-binding protein 1 isoform X1 — translation MTSVQRPVLPRLEALQRVANIPIVESGIEVTEKIYSRIRESNPLIRWYLTLGEKSLATGVQLALPAVQLLETPIHQFDRFLCMSLDVVEKRVPSIHLPPQAVSEPLLKMNMYTETRQYVIRRADSVKQLGTAVLDSRMTAVTANALDRALTTADKYVDKYLPPDYQDAADGMGNRVSVYTQNKISSMRKYLVAIIVTSAEAADNADTGRARAAQAVQHGARLKRKLQRRLTRQALAEAKAIKEQIHVLVYVAELVATDPVLAWHKAKELYSSLSKSEPENQARPDTLEQLLVLLSRETARKIVHLINYTHSDLPNNIRQGLSLVTSHMSVVTDALLKMLPVETAITEVRGLRSRLHELLQQLQSTSKTYLEQLAMFVAGNEEREKIAPRSVYEHRDDLATINGVN, via the exons tgacGAGTGTCCAGAGGCCTGTTTTACCGCGACTGGAGGCGCTTCAGAGGGTAGCAAACATTCCCATCGTGGAGTCCGGTATTGAAGTCACTGAAAAAATTTACTCTAGGATTAGG GAATCAAATCCATTAATACGTTGGTATTTAACCCTTGGAGAGAAGTCACTAGCTACTGGAGTTCAATTGGCATTACCCGCTGTACAACTTCTGGAGACGCCGATACACCAATTCGACAGATTCCTGTGCATGTCGCTAGACGTCGTTGAGAAGAGGGTACCTTCAATACATTTACCACCTCAAGCAGTGAGTGAACCACTATTGAAGATGAAT atgtacACAGAAACCCGCCAATATGTTATACGTAGAGCTGATTCAGTAAAGCAATTGGGAACAGCTGTATTGGATTCTCGTATGACGGCAGTTACCGCTAATGCCTTGGATCGTGCTCTCACCACCGCTGACAAATACGTGGATAAATATTTACCACCAGACTATCAAGATGCCGCTGATg GGATGGGAAATCGTGTCTCCGTCTacacacaaaacaaaattaGCTCCATGCGTAAATATTTAG TGGCGATCATAGTGACGAGTGCGGAGGCGGCGGATAACGCGGACACGGGACGTGCGCGCGCAGCGCAGGCCGTGCAACACGGCGCGCGACTCAAGCGCAAGCTGCAGAGGCGGCTCACGAGGCAAGCTCTTGCTGAGGCCAAGGCTATCAAAGAACAGATACACGTGCTCGTCTATGTGGCTGAACTG GTTGCCACGGATCCAGTACTTGCTTGGCACAAAGCCAAGGAGTTGTACTCGTCTCTAAGTAAATCTGAGCCAGAGAACCAGGCCCGACCCGATACACTCGAACAACTTTTAGTGTTGCTGTCCCGCGAAACCGCCAGGAAGATTGTGCATCTTATCAACTACACTCACTCTGACCTACCGAA CAACATTCGCCAGGGGTTATCACTCGTCACCAGCCACATGTCGGTAGTGACAGATGCACTTCTTAAG ATGTTGCCGGTGGAAACAGCAATTACCGAAGTGCGGGGACTACGTAGCAGACTGCACGAACTGCTGCAACAGCTGCAATCCACATCTAAAACCTATCTC GAACAGCTCGCCATGTTTGTAGCAGGAAATGAGGAGCGTGAAAAGATAGCGCCACGCTCTGTGTATGAACATCGAGACGACTTGGCAACAATCAATGGAgtcaattaa
- the LOC125067171 gene encoding lipid storage droplets surface-binding protein 1 isoform X5 — MTSVQRPVLPRLEALQRVANIPIVESGIEVTEKIYSRIRESNPLIRWYLTLGEKSLATGVQLALPAVQLLETPIHQFDRFLCMSLDVVEKRVPSIHLPPQAVSEPLLKMNMYTETRQYVIRRADSVKQLGTAVLDSRMTAVTANALDRALTTADKYVDKYLPPDYQDAADVAIIVTSAEAADNADTGRARAAQAVQHGARLKRKLQRRLTRQALAEAKAIKEQIHVLVYVAELVATDPVLAWHKAKELYSSLSKSEPENQARPDTLEQLLVLLSRETARKIVHLINYTHSDLPNNIRQGLSLVTSHMSVVTDALLKMLPVETAITEVRGLRSRLHELLQQLQSTSKTYLEQLAMFVAGNEEREKIAPRSVYEHRDDLATINGVN, encoded by the exons tgacGAGTGTCCAGAGGCCTGTTTTACCGCGACTGGAGGCGCTTCAGAGGGTAGCAAACATTCCCATCGTGGAGTCCGGTATTGAAGTCACTGAAAAAATTTACTCTAGGATTAGG GAATCAAATCCATTAATACGTTGGTATTTAACCCTTGGAGAGAAGTCACTAGCTACTGGAGTTCAATTGGCATTACCCGCTGTACAACTTCTGGAGACGCCGATACACCAATTCGACAGATTCCTGTGCATGTCGCTAGACGTCGTTGAGAAGAGGGTACCTTCAATACATTTACCACCTCAAGCAGTGAGTGAACCACTATTGAAGATGAAT atgtacACAGAAACCCGCCAATATGTTATACGTAGAGCTGATTCAGTAAAGCAATTGGGAACAGCTGTATTGGATTCTCGTATGACGGCAGTTACCGCTAATGCCTTGGATCGTGCTCTCACCACCGCTGACAAATACGTGGATAAATATTTACCACCAGACTATCAAGATGCCGCTGATg TGGCGATCATAGTGACGAGTGCGGAGGCGGCGGATAACGCGGACACGGGACGTGCGCGCGCAGCGCAGGCCGTGCAACACGGCGCGCGACTCAAGCGCAAGCTGCAGAGGCGGCTCACGAGGCAAGCTCTTGCTGAGGCCAAGGCTATCAAAGAACAGATACACGTGCTCGTCTATGTGGCTGAACTG GTTGCCACGGATCCAGTACTTGCTTGGCACAAAGCCAAGGAGTTGTACTCGTCTCTAAGTAAATCTGAGCCAGAGAACCAGGCCCGACCCGATACACTCGAACAACTTTTAGTGTTGCTGTCCCGCGAAACCGCCAGGAAGATTGTGCATCTTATCAACTACACTCACTCTGACCTACCGAA CAACATTCGCCAGGGGTTATCACTCGTCACCAGCCACATGTCGGTAGTGACAGATGCACTTCTTAAG ATGTTGCCGGTGGAAACAGCAATTACCGAAGTGCGGGGACTACGTAGCAGACTGCACGAACTGCTGCAACAGCTGCAATCCACATCTAAAACCTATCTC GAACAGCTCGCCATGTTTGTAGCAGGAAATGAGGAGCGTGAAAAGATAGCGCCACGCTCTGTGTATGAACATCGAGACGACTTGGCAACAATCAATGGAgtcaattaa
- the LOC125067171 gene encoding lipid storage droplets surface-binding protein 1 isoform X6, whose product MTSVQRPVLPRLEALQRVANIPIVESGIEVTEKIYSRIRESNPLIRWYLTLGEKSLATGVQLALPAVQLLETPIHQFDRFLCMSLDVVEKRVPSIHLPPQAVSEPLLKMNMYTETRQYVIRRADSVKQLGTAVLDSRMTAVTANALDRALTTADKYVDKYLPPDYQDAADVTSAEAADNADTGRARAAQAVQHGARLKRKLQRRLTRQALAEAKAIKEQIHVLVYVAELVATDPVLAWHKAKELYSSLSKSEPENQARPDTLEQLLVLLSRETARKIVHLINYTHSDLPNNIRQGLSLVTSHMSVVTDALLKMLPVETAITEVRGLRSRLHELLQQLQSTSKTYLEQLAMFVAGNEEREKIAPRSVYEHRDDLATINGVN is encoded by the exons tgacGAGTGTCCAGAGGCCTGTTTTACCGCGACTGGAGGCGCTTCAGAGGGTAGCAAACATTCCCATCGTGGAGTCCGGTATTGAAGTCACTGAAAAAATTTACTCTAGGATTAGG GAATCAAATCCATTAATACGTTGGTATTTAACCCTTGGAGAGAAGTCACTAGCTACTGGAGTTCAATTGGCATTACCCGCTGTACAACTTCTGGAGACGCCGATACACCAATTCGACAGATTCCTGTGCATGTCGCTAGACGTCGTTGAGAAGAGGGTACCTTCAATACATTTACCACCTCAAGCAGTGAGTGAACCACTATTGAAGATGAAT atgtacACAGAAACCCGCCAATATGTTATACGTAGAGCTGATTCAGTAAAGCAATTGGGAACAGCTGTATTGGATTCTCGTATGACGGCAGTTACCGCTAATGCCTTGGATCGTGCTCTCACCACCGCTGACAAATACGTGGATAAATATTTACCACCAGACTATCAAGATGCCGCTGATg TGACGAGTGCGGAGGCGGCGGATAACGCGGACACGGGACGTGCGCGCGCAGCGCAGGCCGTGCAACACGGCGCGCGACTCAAGCGCAAGCTGCAGAGGCGGCTCACGAGGCAAGCTCTTGCTGAGGCCAAGGCTATCAAAGAACAGATACACGTGCTCGTCTATGTGGCTGAACTG GTTGCCACGGATCCAGTACTTGCTTGGCACAAAGCCAAGGAGTTGTACTCGTCTCTAAGTAAATCTGAGCCAGAGAACCAGGCCCGACCCGATACACTCGAACAACTTTTAGTGTTGCTGTCCCGCGAAACCGCCAGGAAGATTGTGCATCTTATCAACTACACTCACTCTGACCTACCGAA CAACATTCGCCAGGGGTTATCACTCGTCACCAGCCACATGTCGGTAGTGACAGATGCACTTCTTAAG ATGTTGCCGGTGGAAACAGCAATTACCGAAGTGCGGGGACTACGTAGCAGACTGCACGAACTGCTGCAACAGCTGCAATCCACATCTAAAACCTATCTC GAACAGCTCGCCATGTTTGTAGCAGGAAATGAGGAGCGTGAAAAGATAGCGCCACGCTCTGTGTATGAACATCGAGACGACTTGGCAACAATCAATGGAgtcaattaa
- the LOC125067171 gene encoding lipid storage droplets surface-binding protein 1 isoform X3 yields the protein MTSVQRPVLPRLEALQRVANIPIVESGIEVTEKIYSRIRESNPLIRWYLTLGEKSLATGVQLALPAVQLLETPIHQFDRFLCMSLDVVEKRVPSIHLPPQAMYTETRQYVIRRADSVKQLGTAVLDSRMTAVTANALDRALTTADKYVDKYLPPDYQDAADGMGNRVSVYTQNKISSMRKYLVAIIVTSAEAADNADTGRARAAQAVQHGARLKRKLQRRLTRQALAEAKAIKEQIHVLVYVAELVATDPVLAWHKAKELYSSLSKSEPENQARPDTLEQLLVLLSRETARKIVHLINYTHSDLPNNIRQGLSLVTSHMSVVTDALLKMLPVETAITEVRGLRSRLHELLQQLQSTSKTYLEQLAMFVAGNEEREKIAPRSVYEHRDDLATINGVN from the exons tgacGAGTGTCCAGAGGCCTGTTTTACCGCGACTGGAGGCGCTTCAGAGGGTAGCAAACATTCCCATCGTGGAGTCCGGTATTGAAGTCACTGAAAAAATTTACTCTAGGATTAGG GAATCAAATCCATTAATACGTTGGTATTTAACCCTTGGAGAGAAGTCACTAGCTACTGGAGTTCAATTGGCATTACCCGCTGTACAACTTCTGGAGACGCCGATACACCAATTCGACAGATTCCTGTGCATGTCGCTAGACGTCGTTGAGAAGAGGGTACCTTCAATACATTTACCACCTCAAGCA atgtacACAGAAACCCGCCAATATGTTATACGTAGAGCTGATTCAGTAAAGCAATTGGGAACAGCTGTATTGGATTCTCGTATGACGGCAGTTACCGCTAATGCCTTGGATCGTGCTCTCACCACCGCTGACAAATACGTGGATAAATATTTACCACCAGACTATCAAGATGCCGCTGATg GGATGGGAAATCGTGTCTCCGTCTacacacaaaacaaaattaGCTCCATGCGTAAATATTTAG TGGCGATCATAGTGACGAGTGCGGAGGCGGCGGATAACGCGGACACGGGACGTGCGCGCGCAGCGCAGGCCGTGCAACACGGCGCGCGACTCAAGCGCAAGCTGCAGAGGCGGCTCACGAGGCAAGCTCTTGCTGAGGCCAAGGCTATCAAAGAACAGATACACGTGCTCGTCTATGTGGCTGAACTG GTTGCCACGGATCCAGTACTTGCTTGGCACAAAGCCAAGGAGTTGTACTCGTCTCTAAGTAAATCTGAGCCAGAGAACCAGGCCCGACCCGATACACTCGAACAACTTTTAGTGTTGCTGTCCCGCGAAACCGCCAGGAAGATTGTGCATCTTATCAACTACACTCACTCTGACCTACCGAA CAACATTCGCCAGGGGTTATCACTCGTCACCAGCCACATGTCGGTAGTGACAGATGCACTTCTTAAG ATGTTGCCGGTGGAAACAGCAATTACCGAAGTGCGGGGACTACGTAGCAGACTGCACGAACTGCTGCAACAGCTGCAATCCACATCTAAAACCTATCTC GAACAGCTCGCCATGTTTGTAGCAGGAAATGAGGAGCGTGAAAAGATAGCGCCACGCTCTGTGTATGAACATCGAGACGACTTGGCAACAATCAATGGAgtcaattaa
- the LOC125067171 gene encoding lipid storage droplets surface-binding protein 1 isoform X7: MTSVQRPVLPRLEALQRVANIPIVESGIEVTEKIYSRIRESNPLIRWYLTLGEKSLATGVQLALPAVQLLETPIHQFDRFLCMSLDVVEKRVPSIHLPPQAMYTETRQYVIRRADSVKQLGTAVLDSRMTAVTANALDRALTTADKYVDKYLPPDYQDAADVAIIVTSAEAADNADTGRARAAQAVQHGARLKRKLQRRLTRQALAEAKAIKEQIHVLVYVAELVATDPVLAWHKAKELYSSLSKSEPENQARPDTLEQLLVLLSRETARKIVHLINYTHSDLPNNIRQGLSLVTSHMSVVTDALLKMLPVETAITEVRGLRSRLHELLQQLQSTSKTYLEQLAMFVAGNEEREKIAPRSVYEHRDDLATINGVN, translated from the exons tgacGAGTGTCCAGAGGCCTGTTTTACCGCGACTGGAGGCGCTTCAGAGGGTAGCAAACATTCCCATCGTGGAGTCCGGTATTGAAGTCACTGAAAAAATTTACTCTAGGATTAGG GAATCAAATCCATTAATACGTTGGTATTTAACCCTTGGAGAGAAGTCACTAGCTACTGGAGTTCAATTGGCATTACCCGCTGTACAACTTCTGGAGACGCCGATACACCAATTCGACAGATTCCTGTGCATGTCGCTAGACGTCGTTGAGAAGAGGGTACCTTCAATACATTTACCACCTCAAGCA atgtacACAGAAACCCGCCAATATGTTATACGTAGAGCTGATTCAGTAAAGCAATTGGGAACAGCTGTATTGGATTCTCGTATGACGGCAGTTACCGCTAATGCCTTGGATCGTGCTCTCACCACCGCTGACAAATACGTGGATAAATATTTACCACCAGACTATCAAGATGCCGCTGATg TGGCGATCATAGTGACGAGTGCGGAGGCGGCGGATAACGCGGACACGGGACGTGCGCGCGCAGCGCAGGCCGTGCAACACGGCGCGCGACTCAAGCGCAAGCTGCAGAGGCGGCTCACGAGGCAAGCTCTTGCTGAGGCCAAGGCTATCAAAGAACAGATACACGTGCTCGTCTATGTGGCTGAACTG GTTGCCACGGATCCAGTACTTGCTTGGCACAAAGCCAAGGAGTTGTACTCGTCTCTAAGTAAATCTGAGCCAGAGAACCAGGCCCGACCCGATACACTCGAACAACTTTTAGTGTTGCTGTCCCGCGAAACCGCCAGGAAGATTGTGCATCTTATCAACTACACTCACTCTGACCTACCGAA CAACATTCGCCAGGGGTTATCACTCGTCACCAGCCACATGTCGGTAGTGACAGATGCACTTCTTAAG ATGTTGCCGGTGGAAACAGCAATTACCGAAGTGCGGGGACTACGTAGCAGACTGCACGAACTGCTGCAACAGCTGCAATCCACATCTAAAACCTATCTC GAACAGCTCGCCATGTTTGTAGCAGGAAATGAGGAGCGTGAAAAGATAGCGCCACGCTCTGTGTATGAACATCGAGACGACTTGGCAACAATCAATGGAgtcaattaa